One Beggiatoa leptomitoformis DNA segment encodes these proteins:
- a CDS encoding replication initiation factor domain-containing protein, which produces MSYLPIIDFLVFSFKPQGASDEIDNLSMSELLEYCLSLLEQFGFKARLVKRPSGMYNYQESYIVERKTLGNRFDVAGIIGITRAKKSDFTQYNAGLFISLSAVGCQHVDFSAILERLEIYQPKINRIDLAVDYLDGKVGFDDMMQLYNRGAFAGARGVYPRFNTIEPKALDGEKAGGYTLYVGRRSAARFVRCYEKAYQLADCEVDNPFGHWFRVEVEARAVKCTIPLEAVNAPDAFLTGLYPHLFNGVTLPPPSHVNPQNLSQVIKLGYDSPQFVVSLSHLKKHAKASYGGLFNVLRNDLGVSDAEIVSSLVSPERVPRRLSLPIEGFV; this is translated from the coding sequence ATGTCCTATTTACCCATTATTGATTTTCTTGTTTTTTCTTTTAAACCACAAGGTGCATCTGATGAGATTGATAATTTATCAATGTCTGAGTTGCTTGAATATTGTTTGTCACTCCTTGAGCAATTTGGTTTTAAAGCCCGTTTAGTTAAACGTCCGTCTGGTATGTATAACTATCAAGAATCTTATATTGTTGAGCGTAAAACATTAGGCAATCGCTTTGATGTGGCTGGCATTATTGGGATTACTCGGGCGAAAAAAAGCGATTTTACGCAGTATAACGCGGGCTTGTTTATTAGTTTGTCTGCGGTGGGTTGTCAGCATGTGGACTTTTCGGCAATTCTGGAACGTTTAGAAATATATCAGCCCAAAATTAATCGTATTGATTTGGCTGTTGATTATCTCGACGGTAAAGTTGGCTTTGATGACATGATGCAACTTTATAATCGGGGTGCTTTTGCGGGTGCGCGTGGGGTTTATCCTCGTTTTAACACGATAGAACCTAAAGCGTTGGATGGTGAAAAAGCGGGCGGCTATACGCTTTATGTGGGTCGTCGTTCTGCTGCGCGTTTTGTGCGTTGTTACGAAAAAGCTTACCAGTTGGCAGATTGTGAGGTCGATAATCCTTTTGGTCATTGGTTTAGGGTAGAGGTAGAGGCTAGAGCCGTTAAGTGTACGATTCCCTTAGAGGCGGTTAATGCGCCTGATGCGTTTTTAACAGGTTTGTATCCACATCTTTTTAATGGGGTCACGCTTCCCCCGCCTTCTCATGTTAATCCACAAAATTTAAGCCAAGTCATCAAGCTTGGTTATGATTCTCCGCAATTTGTAGTTTCTTTGTCGCATCTTAAAAAACACGCTAAAGCAAGTTATGGCGGTTTATTCAATGTATTACGTAATGATTTAGGGGTATCAGATGCTGAAATTGTTTCTTCATTGGTTTCTCCTGAAAGAGTACCGCGTCGTTTATCGTTACCAATTGAGGGTTTTGTATGA